From Burkholderia savannae, a single genomic window includes:
- a CDS encoding acetyl/propionyl/methylcrotonyl-CoA carboxylase subunit alpha produces MSERRFTRLLIANRGEIAVRIARTARRLGIATIAVHSDADARSPHVAACDAAVSIGGATPAESYLSIDKLIDAASKSGAQAIHPGYGFLSENAAFARRAVEAGLAFVGPRADAIDAMGDKARARRRMAAAGIPVVPGYDGDDQSDARLLSEAERIGFPVMLKAAAGGGGRGMRRVDARDALPAALKLAVSEARNAFGDGRMIVERAVIEPRHVEVQVFADTHGHVVHLGERDCSVQRRHQKIVEEAPSPAVNAALRARLGATAVAVAREIGYVGAGTVEFLLDRDGRFYFMEMNTRLQVEHPVTELITGQDLVEWQLRVAQGDVLPLAQHDVRLDGHAIEVRLCAEDPADDFLPRTGEVLTWRPGRHARCDHALADGVAISPHYDSMLGKLIAHGRSRDEAIDRLANALDDTVLLGVPSNRAFLARVLRHPAFVDGRAVSTAFIAAHFSDNDSRRFAPTEAAWAIAAWLSAAAADRAETLSPAWRGWRNGAPLPVPYRLSSARANANVSASAEHADARRGVVTIDRQRAVVRAHGRAPVALDGARPAPPGEPSTVEIDGRAHAYCFAIARERLWLQLDGIDHAFAILNRAGRASAGAADSDGVLRAPMNGRVIAVDIDEGATVSAGQTVMVLEAMKMEHAITAPFAGKVASLGARAGEQVAPGQVLAQLEPQAG; encoded by the coding sequence ATGAGCGAGCGCCGCTTCACCCGTCTGCTGATCGCGAACCGCGGCGAGATCGCGGTGCGCATCGCGCGCACCGCGCGCCGGCTCGGCATCGCGACGATCGCCGTCCACTCCGACGCGGACGCGCGCAGCCCGCACGTCGCCGCGTGCGACGCGGCGGTGTCGATCGGCGGCGCGACGCCCGCCGAATCGTATCTGTCGATCGACAAGCTGATCGACGCCGCATCGAAGAGCGGCGCGCAGGCGATTCATCCGGGCTACGGCTTCCTGTCGGAGAACGCGGCGTTCGCGCGGCGCGCCGTCGAGGCGGGCCTCGCGTTCGTCGGCCCGCGCGCCGACGCGATCGACGCGATGGGCGACAAGGCCCGCGCGCGCCGCCGGATGGCAGCGGCCGGCATTCCCGTCGTGCCCGGCTACGACGGCGACGATCAGAGCGACGCGCGCCTGCTTTCGGAGGCCGAACGAATCGGCTTTCCGGTAATGCTGAAGGCAGCGGCGGGCGGCGGCGGGCGCGGAATGCGCCGCGTCGATGCGCGCGACGCGCTGCCCGCCGCGCTGAAGCTTGCCGTATCCGAAGCGCGGAACGCGTTCGGCGACGGCCGCATGATCGTCGAGCGCGCCGTGATCGAGCCGCGCCACGTGGAAGTGCAGGTGTTCGCCGATACGCACGGCCACGTCGTCCATCTCGGCGAGCGTGACTGCTCGGTGCAGCGCCGCCACCAGAAGATCGTCGAGGAAGCGCCGTCGCCCGCGGTCAATGCCGCGCTGCGCGCGCGGCTCGGCGCGACGGCAGTCGCCGTCGCGCGCGAGATCGGCTACGTCGGCGCGGGCACCGTCGAATTCCTGCTCGACCGCGACGGCCGGTTCTACTTCATGGAGATGAACACGCGGCTGCAGGTCGAGCACCCGGTGACGGAGCTGATCACCGGGCAGGATCTCGTCGAATGGCAGTTGCGCGTCGCGCAAGGCGATGTGTTGCCGCTCGCGCAGCACGACGTGCGGCTCGACGGCCATGCGATCGAAGTGCGCCTCTGCGCGGAGGACCCCGCCGACGATTTCCTGCCGCGCACGGGCGAAGTGCTGACGTGGCGGCCGGGCCGTCACGCGCGCTGCGATCATGCGCTCGCCGACGGCGTCGCGATCAGCCCGCACTACGATTCGATGCTCGGCAAGCTGATCGCGCACGGCCGCTCGCGCGACGAGGCGATCGACCGCCTCGCGAACGCGCTCGACGACACGGTGCTGCTCGGCGTGCCGAGCAACCGCGCATTTCTCGCGCGCGTGCTGCGACATCCGGCGTTCGTCGACGGACGCGCCGTGTCCACCGCGTTCATCGCCGCGCATTTTTCCGACAACGACAGCCGCCGCTTCGCGCCGACGGAAGCGGCGTGGGCGATCGCCGCGTGGCTGTCGGCGGCCGCCGCCGATCGCGCGGAGACGCTGTCGCCCGCGTGGCGCGGCTGGCGCAACGGCGCGCCGCTGCCCGTGCCATATCGGCTGTCGTCGGCGCGCGCGAACGCGAACGTAAGCGCGAGCGCGGAGCACGCGGATGCGCGACGAGGCGTGGTGACGATCGATCGGCAACGCGCCGTCGTGCGCGCGCACGGCCGCGCGCCGGTCGCGCTCGACGGGGCACGCCCCGCGCCGCCGGGCGAGCCGTCGACGGTCGAGATCGACGGCCGCGCGCACGCCTACTGCTTCGCGATCGCGCGCGAGCGCCTGTGGCTGCAACTCGACGGCATCGATCACGCGTTCGCGATCCTCAACCGCGCAGGCCGAGCGAGCGCCGGCGCCGCCGACAGCGACGGCGTGCTGCGCGCACCGATGAACGGCCGCGTGATCGCGGTCGACATCGACGAAGGCGCGACGGTCTCGGCCGGACAAACGGTCATGGTGCTCGAGGCGATGAAGATGGAGCACGCGATCACCGCGCCGTTCGCGGGCAAGGTCGCGTCGCTCGGCGCGCGCGCGGGCGAGCAGGTCGCGCCCGGCCAGGTGCTCGCGCAACTCGAGCCGCAGGCCGGCTAA
- a CDS encoding GlxA family transcriptional regulator codes for MHTVAVIAFEGISPFHLSVPCIVFGDDLARLGVPRYRLLICAEKPGLVPTMSGFSIDVPHDLSVLAAADTVIVPAWRDPDERPPEALLNALRSAHRRGARIAGLCLGTFILAEAGLLDGRTAATHWVWGDDFAQKYPKIGLDRKVLYIDDGDVLTSAGTAAAIDCCLHLLRRDHGADIANRVARRMVVAPHRHGGQAQYIEQPLPKATAGDPLSAALDWAIEHLEQPLCLDALAARAGMSRRTFTRRFKTKTGTTVSQWLLNHRLTAAQRLLETSDKTIERIAEIAGFGSTVSLRQHFTAAYSISPGAYRKQFGRGFSAAR; via the coding sequence ATGCATACCGTCGCGGTCATCGCGTTCGAAGGCATCAGCCCGTTTCACTTGTCGGTGCCGTGCATCGTGTTCGGCGACGACCTCGCGCGGCTCGGCGTGCCGCGCTACCGCCTGCTGATCTGCGCCGAAAAGCCGGGGCTCGTGCCGACGATGTCGGGCTTCAGCATCGACGTGCCGCACGATCTGTCGGTGCTGGCCGCTGCGGATACGGTGATCGTGCCGGCGTGGCGCGACCCGGACGAACGGCCGCCCGAGGCGCTGCTGAACGCGTTGCGGTCCGCGCATCGGCGCGGCGCGCGGATCGCGGGCCTGTGCCTCGGCACGTTCATCCTCGCGGAAGCCGGCCTGCTGGACGGCCGCACCGCCGCGACGCATTGGGTGTGGGGCGACGACTTCGCGCAGAAGTACCCGAAGATCGGGCTCGACCGGAAGGTGCTGTACATCGACGACGGCGACGTGCTCACGTCGGCGGGCACCGCGGCGGCGATCGACTGTTGCCTGCATCTGCTGCGCCGCGATCACGGCGCGGACATCGCGAACCGCGTCGCGCGCCGGATGGTCGTCGCGCCGCACCGCCACGGCGGGCAAGCGCAGTACATCGAGCAGCCGCTGCCGAAGGCGACGGCGGGCGATCCGCTCAGCGCGGCGCTCGATTGGGCGATCGAGCATCTCGAACAGCCGCTGTGCCTCGACGCGCTCGCTGCGCGCGCGGGCATGAGCCGGCGCACCTTCACGCGGCGCTTCAAGACGAAGACCGGCACGACCGTCTCGCAATGGCTGCTGAATCATCGGCTGACGGCCGCGCAGCGGCTGCTCGAGACGAGCGACAAGACGATCGAGCGCATCGCGGAGATCGCCGGATTCGGGTCGACCGTGTCGCTGCGGCAGCATTTCACCGCCGCTTATTCGATTTCGCCGGGCGCGTATCGAAAGCAGTTCGGGCGCGGATTCTCCGCCGCGCGATAG
- a CDS encoding AMP-binding protein, with protein sequence MTSIDPDNLPLERLQYWERTRADDVWLVQPTGGGEIRRFTWREALDEARRVAAYLRALDLPRGSNIAILSKNCAHWILADFAIWLSGHVSVPLYPTLGAESVRQVLTHSEAAALFVGKLDAWEQMRDGVPPHVRRIGLPYLSGAQFDGVKWDDIVRDTAPLAEHVTRAADELGTIVYTSGTTGDPKGVMLTFGALGWCVEPVFDLIALGPGDRMISYLPLSHVAERGYVEMLSVRAGFTVYFGESLDTFVADLQRARPTFFISVPRLWAKFRHAAASRLPPGPIPDAMKPMILQQLGLDRVRLAASAAAAIEPALLTWYRDLGLELLEGYGMSELCGVSHSCRQHDMRPGYVGAPVRDVESRLADTGEIEIRSPGNTIGYYKRPDLTAALFTPDGFIRSGDLGELDEAGRLKITGRVKEIFKTSKGKYVAPSPIESRLTTHPLVDACCVVGAGRPQPCALVSLSDEGRRLDDDGRRAALATSLGEHLERVNASLDDHEKLRFVVVVDSIWNETSGFVTPTFKVRRNRVEARYAPFLDAWDARGAAVVWESDAA encoded by the coding sequence TTGACCTCGATCGACCCGGACAACCTGCCGCTCGAACGCCTTCAATACTGGGAACGCACGCGCGCCGACGACGTCTGGCTCGTCCAGCCGACGGGCGGCGGCGAAATCCGCCGCTTCACGTGGCGCGAGGCGCTCGACGAAGCGCGCCGCGTCGCCGCGTACCTGCGCGCGCTCGATCTGCCGCGCGGATCGAACATCGCGATCCTGTCGAAGAACTGCGCGCACTGGATTCTCGCCGATTTCGCGATCTGGCTGAGCGGCCATGTGTCGGTGCCGCTCTACCCGACGCTCGGCGCCGAATCGGTCCGGCAAGTGCTCACGCACAGCGAAGCGGCGGCGCTGTTCGTCGGCAAGCTCGACGCATGGGAGCAGATGCGCGACGGCGTGCCGCCGCACGTGCGGCGCATCGGCCTGCCGTACCTGTCCGGCGCGCAGTTCGACGGCGTGAAATGGGACGACATCGTGCGCGACACCGCGCCGCTCGCCGAGCACGTGACGCGCGCCGCCGACGAGCTCGGGACGATCGTCTACACGTCCGGCACGACGGGCGACCCGAAGGGCGTGATGCTGACGTTCGGCGCGCTCGGCTGGTGCGTCGAGCCCGTCTTCGATCTGATCGCGCTCGGCCCCGGCGACCGGATGATCTCGTACCTGCCGCTGTCGCACGTCGCGGAGCGCGGCTATGTCGAGATGCTGTCGGTGCGCGCGGGCTTCACCGTCTACTTCGGCGAATCGCTCGACACGTTCGTCGCCGACCTTCAACGCGCGCGGCCGACGTTCTTCATCTCGGTGCCGCGCCTGTGGGCGAAGTTCCGGCACGCGGCCGCGAGCCGCCTGCCGCCCGGCCCGATTCCGGACGCGATGAAGCCGATGATTCTTCAGCAGCTCGGCCTCGACCGGGTTCGCCTCGCCGCAAGCGCCGCCGCGGCGATCGAGCCCGCGCTGCTCACCTGGTATCGCGATCTCGGGCTCGAACTGCTCGAAGGCTACGGGATGAGCGAATTGTGCGGCGTGTCGCACTCGTGCCGGCAGCACGACATGCGGCCGGGCTACGTCGGCGCGCCGGTGCGCGACGTCGAGAGCCGGCTCGCCGACACCGGTGAAATCGAGATCCGCTCGCCGGGCAACACGATCGGCTATTACAAGCGCCCCGACCTCACCGCCGCGCTCTTCACGCCCGACGGCTTCATCCGCAGCGGCGACTTGGGCGAGCTCGACGAAGCGGGCCGACTCAAAATCACCGGGCGCGTGAAGGAGATCTTCAAGACGAGCAAGGGCAAGTACGTCGCGCCGTCGCCGATCGAAAGCAGGCTCACGACGCATCCGCTCGTCGATGCGTGCTGCGTCGTCGGTGCGGGACGGCCGCAGCCGTGCGCGCTCGTGTCGCTGTCCGACGAAGGCCGCCGGCTCGACGACGACGGCCGGCGCGCGGCGCTCGCGACATCGCTCGGCGAGCATCTCGAACGCGTCAACGCGAGCCTCGACGATCACGAGAAGCTGCGCTTCGTCGTGGTCGTCGATTCGATCTGGAACGAGACGAGCGGCTTCGTCACGCCGACGTTCAAGGTGCGCCGCAATCGCGTCGAGGCGCGGTATGCGCCGTTTCTCGACGCGTGGGACGCGCGCGGGGCGGCGGTCGTTTGGGAGTCCGATGCGGCGTGA
- a CDS encoding enoyl-CoA hydratase/isomerase family protein, producing the protein MTETTSSTLAPLHVAQTHGVVFATLNRPGKRNALTDDLVAALDAECARVAADDGVRAFVLRGAGGVFCAGGDFGGFHAMMREPAPADAPDPIATSNRRFGALLDRLAALPMPTLAVIEGAAMGGGCGLAAACDRVLMASDAYLSMPETSLGLPPAQIAPFIVARAGAVRGRWLMLTSRRLSAADALHAGLADEIANADAIDPLLRGELARVLACEPAAQRATKRIVADTLHRERAAVLDAAANAFAAALRSGAVVEGLAALTDKRAPRWATDAPTLPVTP; encoded by the coding sequence ATGACCGAGACGACTTCCTCGACGCTCGCGCCGCTGCACGTCGCGCAAACGCACGGCGTCGTGTTCGCGACGCTGAATCGGCCGGGCAAGCGCAACGCGCTGACCGACGATCTCGTCGCGGCGCTCGACGCCGAGTGCGCGCGCGTCGCCGCCGATGACGGCGTGCGAGCGTTCGTGCTGCGCGGCGCGGGCGGCGTGTTCTGCGCGGGCGGCGACTTCGGCGGCTTTCACGCGATGATGCGCGAGCCGGCGCCCGCCGACGCGCCCGATCCGATCGCAACGTCGAACCGCCGGTTCGGCGCGCTTCTCGACAGGCTCGCGGCACTGCCGATGCCGACGCTCGCCGTGATCGAAGGCGCGGCGATGGGCGGCGGCTGCGGGCTCGCGGCCGCGTGCGACCGCGTGCTGATGGCGAGCGACGCATATCTTTCGATGCCCGAAACGTCGCTCGGCCTGCCGCCCGCGCAGATCGCGCCGTTCATCGTCGCACGCGCGGGCGCCGTGCGCGGCCGCTGGCTGATGCTGACGAGCCGCCGCCTGTCGGCCGCCGACGCGTTGCACGCGGGCCTCGCCGACGAAATCGCGAACGCGGACGCCATCGATCCGTTGCTGCGCGGCGAGCTCGCGCGCGTGCTCGCATGCGAACCGGCCGCGCAGCGCGCGACGAAGCGAATCGTCGCCGACACACTGCATCGCGAGCGCGCCGCCGTCCTCGATGCGGCGGCGAACGCATTCGCCGCCGCGCTGCGCTCGGGCGCGGTCGTCGAAGGCCTCGCCGCATTGACCGACAAGCGCGCGCCCCGCTGGGCGACCGATGCGCCGACGCTGCCGGTGACGCCATGA
- a CDS encoding acyl-CoA carboxylase subunit beta, producing the protein MPIFDSRLDTTSAAFRDNADHMRALIAQWHALNARAADESAKAGPRFDKRGQLLPRERLALLVDAGAPFLELAALAGYLVGESDPDKSVPGAGLIGGIGYVSGTRCMIVVADSGIDAGALQPMGLEKFQRLQRIALDHRLPFVHLVESAGANLLQYRVEEFIHGGRHFHQLAKLSAAGIPVLTLVHGSSTAGGAYMPGLSDYVVMVRDRAKAFLAGPPLLKAATGEIATDEELGGATMHASVSGLAEYVADDDADGIRILRELVDKLGWREREAALPVGEEPALDPQGLLGILPRDGKKPVDMREVIARLVDASDLLEFQPSYGPATVCAHARIHAMPVGIVTNNGPLDPAGATKATHFIQACCQSGVPLVYLQNTTGFIVGKESERAGMIKHGAKMIQAVSNATVPQITILCGASFGAGNYGMCGRGFDPAFVFSWPNARTAVMGAEQAALTMAIVMEGAARAKGVEPDRARIDALREKIVANFERQTHAFYTSGRMLDDGVIDPRDTRRVIAMTLAVCRDGRGKSVQPLTFGVARP; encoded by the coding sequence ATGCCGATCTTCGATTCCCGTCTCGATACGACAAGCGCCGCGTTCCGCGACAACGCCGATCACATGCGCGCGCTGATCGCGCAATGGCACGCGCTCAACGCGCGCGCCGCGGACGAATCGGCGAAGGCCGGCCCGCGCTTCGACAAGCGCGGGCAACTGCTGCCGCGCGAGCGGCTCGCGCTTCTCGTCGACGCCGGCGCGCCGTTTCTCGAGCTCGCGGCGCTCGCCGGCTATCTCGTCGGCGAAAGCGATCCGGACAAATCGGTGCCGGGCGCGGGCCTCATCGGCGGCATCGGCTACGTGAGCGGCACGCGCTGCATGATCGTCGTCGCCGATTCGGGCATCGACGCGGGCGCGCTGCAGCCGATGGGCCTCGAGAAATTCCAGCGGCTGCAGCGGATCGCGCTCGACCATCGGCTGCCGTTCGTGCATCTCGTCGAATCGGCCGGCGCGAACCTGCTGCAATACCGCGTCGAGGAATTCATCCACGGCGGCCGCCATTTCCATCAGCTCGCGAAGCTGTCCGCCGCCGGCATCCCGGTGCTCACGCTCGTGCACGGCTCATCGACCGCGGGCGGCGCGTACATGCCGGGCCTGTCCGATTACGTCGTGATGGTGCGCGACCGCGCGAAGGCGTTCCTCGCCGGCCCGCCGCTGCTGAAGGCCGCGACGGGCGAGATCGCGACCGACGAGGAGCTCGGCGGCGCGACGATGCACGCGAGCGTGTCGGGCCTCGCCGAATACGTCGCGGACGACGACGCCGACGGCATCCGCATCCTGCGCGAGCTCGTCGACAAGCTCGGCTGGCGCGAGCGCGAGGCGGCGCTGCCCGTCGGCGAGGAACCCGCGCTCGATCCGCAAGGACTGCTAGGCATCCTGCCGCGCGACGGCAAGAAGCCCGTCGACATGCGCGAGGTGATCGCGCGGCTCGTCGACGCATCGGATCTTCTGGAATTCCAGCCGTCGTACGGGCCGGCCACCGTCTGCGCGCACGCGCGCATCCACGCAATGCCCGTCGGCATCGTGACGAACAACGGCCCGCTCGATCCGGCCGGCGCGACGAAGGCGACCCATTTCATTCAGGCGTGCTGCCAGAGCGGCGTGCCGCTCGTCTATCTGCAGAACACGACGGGCTTCATCGTCGGCAAGGAGTCCGAACGCGCGGGAATGATCAAGCATGGCGCGAAGATGATCCAGGCGGTGTCGAACGCCACCGTCCCGCAGATCACGATCCTGTGCGGCGCTTCGTTCGGCGCGGGCAATTACGGGATGTGCGGGCGCGGCTTCGATCCGGCCTTCGTGTTTTCGTGGCCGAACGCGCGCACCGCGGTGATGGGCGCGGAGCAGGCGGCGCTCACGATGGCGATCGTGATGGAAGGCGCGGCGCGCGCGAAAGGCGTCGAGCCGGACCGCGCGCGAATCGATGCGCTGCGCGAGAAGATCGTCGCGAACTTCGAGCGCCAGACCCACGCGTTCTACACGTCCGGACGCATGCTCGACGACGGCGTCATCGATCCGCGCGACACGCGCCGCGTAATCGCGATGACGCTCGCCGTCTGCCGCGACGGCCGCGGCAAGTCCGTCCAACCGCTCACGTTCGGCGTCGCCCGCCCCTGA
- a CDS encoding cysteine hydrolase family protein, producing MSHPTIRTLAGASAPQAIEAVSTALLVIDFQNEYFSGKMPIPDGARALRNTQRLVEHADRAGIRVFHIQHVAPAGSPVFAEDGDGVRFHAQLQPAANHQVLRKSSVSAFPTTDLDARLKAAGIETLIIAGLMTHACVAGAARDAVPLGYDVIVVDDACATRNLDRADGSVLPHADLHRAALATVDDTFGEVMTTDDVLTLPLA from the coding sequence ATGAGCCATCCCACCATTCGCACCTTGGCCGGCGCGAGCGCTCCGCAGGCGATCGAGGCCGTGAGCACCGCGCTGCTGGTGATCGATTTCCAGAACGAATATTTCAGCGGCAAGATGCCGATCCCGGACGGCGCGCGCGCGCTGCGCAACACGCAGCGGCTCGTCGAGCATGCGGACCGCGCAGGCATTCGCGTGTTTCACATTCAGCACGTGGCGCCCGCGGGCAGCCCGGTGTTCGCCGAGGACGGCGACGGCGTGCGCTTCCACGCGCAGTTGCAACCTGCGGCGAACCATCAGGTGCTGAGGAAATCGTCCGTCAGCGCGTTTCCGACGACCGACCTCGACGCGCGCCTGAAGGCGGCCGGCATCGAGACGCTGATCATCGCGGGCCTGATGACGCATGCGTGCGTTGCGGGGGCGGCGCGCGACGCCGTGCCGCTCGGCTACGACGTGATCGTCGTCGACGATGCGTGCGCGACGCGCAATCTCGATCGCGCGGACGGCAGCGTGCTGCCGCATGCGGATTTGCATCGCGCGGCGCTCGCGACCGTCGACGACACGTTCGGCGAAGTGATGACGACCGACGACGTGTTGACGCTGCCGCTCGCGTAA
- a CDS encoding acyl-CoA dehydrogenase family protein: MHFTEEHEAISRTVKRFIEQEVNPHVDEWEEAGIFPAHDVFGKLGALGMLGLSKPAAFGGGGLDYSYELVMAEALGVCKAGGVPLAIGVQTNMATPALARFGSDALRGEFLAPAIAGEHVSCIGVSEPGAGSDVASIRTAARRDGDDYVISGTKLWITNGTQADWMCCLANTSDGPPHRNKSLIVVPLKSKGVHIEKKIRKIGMHSSDTAQIFFDDVRVPRRNLIGEEGQGFTYQMLQFQEERLYGAAAALVVLDRSIDETIDYTRQRKIFGRPVLDHQVVHYRLAELKTEVEALRALTYRATELYVQGGDVTTLASMAKLKAGRLAREVTDSCLQFWGGMGFAWESSISRTYRDTRLFSIGGGADEVMLGIICKKLGTLPRE, translated from the coding sequence ATGCATTTCACCGAAGAACACGAAGCGATCTCGCGCACCGTCAAGCGCTTCATCGAGCAAGAGGTCAATCCGCACGTCGACGAATGGGAGGAAGCCGGCATCTTTCCCGCGCACGACGTGTTCGGCAAGCTCGGCGCGCTCGGCATGCTCGGCCTGAGCAAGCCCGCCGCGTTCGGCGGCGGCGGCCTCGACTACAGCTACGAGCTCGTGATGGCCGAGGCGCTCGGCGTGTGCAAGGCGGGCGGCGTGCCGCTCGCGATCGGCGTGCAGACGAACATGGCGACGCCCGCGCTCGCGCGCTTCGGCTCCGATGCGTTGCGCGGCGAGTTCCTCGCGCCCGCGATCGCGGGCGAGCACGTGTCGTGCATCGGCGTGTCGGAGCCGGGCGCGGGCTCGGACGTCGCGTCGATTCGCACGGCGGCGCGCCGCGACGGCGACGATTACGTGATCAGCGGCACGAAGCTCTGGATCACGAACGGCACGCAGGCCGACTGGATGTGCTGCCTCGCGAACACGTCGGACGGCCCGCCGCATCGGAACAAATCGCTGATCGTCGTGCCGCTGAAATCGAAAGGCGTGCACATCGAGAAGAAGATCCGCAAGATCGGCATGCATTCTTCGGACACCGCGCAGATCTTCTTCGACGACGTGCGCGTGCCGCGCCGCAACCTGATCGGCGAGGAAGGCCAAGGCTTCACTTATCAGATGCTGCAGTTCCAGGAAGAGCGGCTCTACGGCGCGGCCGCCGCGCTCGTCGTGCTCGATCGTTCGATCGACGAAACGATCGACTACACGCGTCAGCGCAAAATCTTCGGGCGGCCCGTGCTCGATCATCAGGTCGTGCATTACCGGCTCGCCGAGCTGAAGACCGAGGTGGAGGCGCTGCGCGCGCTCACATATCGCGCGACGGAGCTGTACGTGCAGGGCGGCGACGTGACGACGCTCGCGTCGATGGCGAAGCTGAAGGCGGGACGCCTCGCGCGCGAAGTCACCGACAGTTGCCTGCAGTTCTGGGGCGGCATGGGCTTCGCGTGGGAATCGAGCATCTCGCGCACTTATCGCGACACGCGCCTGTTTTCGATCGGCGGCGGCGCGGACGAGGTGATGCTCGGCATCATCTGCAAGAAGCTCGGCACGCTGCCGCGGGAGTGA
- a CDS encoding BKACE family enzyme → MSHPVVVTCALNGIFTDPKQFNVPVTPEQMAREAKGAYDAGASCMHVHFRRQEPDKGHLPSWDPQLAAEIAQAIREACPGVIFNQSTGIVGPNVDGPLACIRSIRPEIAACNAGSLNYLKVKADGAWAWPPMLFDNPVEKVASFLTTMAETGAVPEFECFDTGIVRCIDMYARAGLFAGRSNYNFVMGVESGMPADPELLPILIRLLRPDSTWQVTAIGRANIWALHRRTAELGGQLRTGLEDTFYLPDGARATSNAQLVDAIATIAREAGREIASPQEARRILGTRAQAASLA, encoded by the coding sequence ATGAGCCACCCCGTCGTCGTCACGTGCGCGCTGAACGGCATCTTCACGGACCCGAAGCAGTTCAACGTGCCCGTCACGCCCGAGCAGATGGCGCGCGAAGCGAAAGGCGCGTACGACGCCGGCGCATCGTGCATGCACGTGCACTTTCGCCGGCAGGAGCCGGACAAGGGGCACCTGCCATCGTGGGACCCTCAGCTCGCGGCCGAGATCGCGCAGGCGATCCGCGAGGCGTGCCCGGGCGTGATCTTCAATCAGTCGACGGGCATCGTCGGGCCGAACGTCGACGGTCCGCTCGCATGCATCCGTTCGATCCGCCCGGAAATCGCCGCATGCAACGCGGGCTCGCTCAACTATCTGAAAGTGAAGGCGGACGGCGCGTGGGCGTGGCCGCCGATGCTGTTCGACAACCCGGTCGAGAAAGTCGCGTCGTTTTTGACGACGATGGCCGAGACGGGCGCGGTGCCCGAGTTCGAGTGTTTCGACACCGGCATCGTCCGCTGCATCGACATGTACGCGCGCGCCGGATTGTTCGCAGGACGATCGAATTACAACTTCGTGATGGGCGTCGAGTCGGGCATGCCGGCCGATCCCGAGCTGCTGCCGATCCTGATCCGGCTGCTGCGGCCCGATTCGACGTGGCAGGTCACCGCGATCGGCCGCGCGAACATCTGGGCGCTGCATCGGCGGACGGCCGAGCTCGGCGGACAGCTGCGCACCGGGCTCGAAGACACGTTCTATCTGCCGGACGGCGCGCGCGCGACGTCGAACGCGCAGCTCGTCGACGCGATCGCGACGATCGCGCGCGAAGCCGGGCGCGAAATCGCGTCGCCGCAGGAAGCGCGGCGGATTCTCGGCACGCGTGCGCAAGCCGCATCGCTTGCATGA
- a CDS encoding acyl-CoA desaturase, with translation MSSGQPPSSSEASQPEGATGSAIPASFSSGSHGSARPARFPPRSAARLDRRIAAAVTLLPALGTAAAIALWIGGHAPGAVEWTVFAVFYFATALGLEVGFHRHVTHKAFKAKPWVRTALIALGSMGAHGPVNWWASTHRRHHSTSDGKGDPHSPHLSGDGAGGRLKGLYHSHIGWLFVGESTRPAGWEKYVPDLYQDPLVFRQHMAYYRWVAIGLALPPLICGLASRSWTGVLLGFLWGDMVRIFAVSHCIWALNSLCHVIGRRDFHTTAHDRSRNSLLLAIPTFGQGWHNNHHAFPASAFTGLHWWQIDPGGLFVRVLERLHLVHDVNRPNDELIAKKRIAP, from the coding sequence ATGAGTTCCGGCCAGCCTCCGTCTTCAAGCGAGGCGAGCCAGCCCGAGGGTGCGACCGGAAGCGCGATTCCCGCGTCTTTTTCTTCCGGTTCGCATGGCTCGGCTCGCCCGGCACGGTTCCCGCCCCGCTCCGCCGCCCGTCTCGATCGCCGCATCGCCGCCGCCGTCACGCTGCTGCCCGCATTGGGCACGGCCGCCGCGATCGCGCTATGGATCGGCGGTCACGCGCCGGGCGCCGTCGAATGGACCGTGTTCGCCGTGTTCTATTTCGCGACCGCGCTGGGCCTCGAAGTCGGCTTTCATCGCCACGTGACGCACAAGGCGTTCAAGGCGAAGCCGTGGGTGCGGACCGCGCTGATCGCACTCGGCTCGATGGGCGCGCACGGCCCCGTCAACTGGTGGGCGTCGACGCATCGCCGCCATCATTCGACGAGCGACGGCAAAGGCGATCCCCATTCGCCGCATCTGTCGGGCGACGGTGCCGGCGGCCGGCTCAAGGGCCTCTATCACAGCCACATCGGGTGGCTCTTCGTCGGCGAGTCGACACGGCCGGCGGGATGGGAGAAATACGTACCCGACCTCTATCAGGACCCGCTCGTCTTCAGGCAGCACATGGCGTACTACCGCTGGGTCGCGATCGGCCTCGCGCTGCCGCCGCTGATCTGCGGGCTCGCGTCGCGCTCGTGGACGGGCGTGCTGCTCGGCTTCCTGTGGGGCGACATGGTGCGAATCTTCGCGGTCAGCCATTGCATCTGGGCGCTGAATTCGCTGTGCCACGTGATCGGCCGGCGCGACTTCCACACGACCGCGCACGACCGCAGCCGCAACAGCCTGCTGCTCGCGATCCCGACATTCGGCCAAGGCTGGCACAACAACCATCACGCGTTTCCCGCGTCCGCCTTCACCGGGCTGCATTGGTGGCAGATCGATCCGGGCGGGCTGTTCGTGCGCGTGCTGGAACGCCTGCACCTCGTCCACGACGTGAATCGCCCCAACGACGAACTGATTGCAAAGAAGCGCATCGCCCCATGA